Proteins found in one Arthrobacter pascens genomic segment:
- a CDS encoding stage II sporulation protein M, whose translation MDMDAFSAVNGDKWSRLHELAFKRRLSGAEADELLRLYQSTSAHLSLIRSLAPESGLSAALSATLAQARTRFTGARSNFMADLARFFVVALPAALYRLSWLTLACGAAFLLIGGAYALWIGNSPDALRTLATDSAIRKYVEKDFIDYYSENPAASFAGAVWTNNAWISAQAVALGITGIWVPMILFSNAQGVGIAAGIFAAAGKTDVFYSYILPHGLMELTAVFIACAAGLRIFWAMVSPGPRTRGRAVAEEGRSLITVALGLILVLFVSGLVEGFVTPSTLPVWVKIGIGSAVLASYWLYVLIWGRRAYLAGARGDLGSDDAGYTEIAA comes from the coding sequence GTGGATATGGATGCCTTCTCCGCCGTCAACGGGGACAAATGGTCGAGGTTGCACGAGCTGGCGTTCAAACGCCGGCTCAGCGGCGCGGAGGCCGACGAACTCCTGCGGCTCTACCAGTCCACGTCCGCACATCTTTCCCTCATCCGGTCCCTGGCCCCGGAAAGCGGCTTGTCCGCGGCGTTGTCGGCAACGCTTGCCCAGGCGAGGACACGTTTCACCGGTGCCCGGTCGAATTTCATGGCGGACCTTGCCCGCTTCTTTGTGGTCGCGCTGCCGGCTGCGCTCTACCGGTTGAGCTGGCTGACGCTGGCCTGCGGCGCCGCCTTCCTCCTGATCGGCGGCGCCTACGCGTTGTGGATCGGCAATTCCCCCGACGCCCTGCGGACCTTGGCCACCGATTCCGCCATCCGGAAGTATGTGGAAAAGGACTTCATCGACTACTACTCGGAGAACCCGGCAGCTTCCTTTGCCGGTGCGGTCTGGACAAACAACGCGTGGATCAGCGCGCAGGCCGTAGCCCTGGGCATCACCGGGATCTGGGTGCCCATGATCCTGTTCAGCAACGCCCAGGGCGTGGGGATCGCAGCCGGGATTTTCGCGGCTGCAGGCAAGACCGATGTCTTCTACAGCTATATCCTTCCGCACGGGCTGATGGAGCTCACCGCGGTCTTCATCGCCTGCGCTGCCGGATTGCGGATCTTCTGGGCCATGGTCTCGCCGGGGCCCCGCACCAGGGGCCGGGCAGTGGCGGAGGAAGGCCGGTCCTTGATCACGGTGGCGCTGGGCCTGATACTGGTGTTGTTCGTGTCGGGTCTTGTTGAAGGGTTTGTTACGCCCAGCACGCTGCCGGTGTGGGTCAAGATTGGCATCGGCTCCGCCGTGCTCGCATCGTATTGGCTCTACGTCCTGATCTGGGGCAGGCGGGCCTATCTGGCGGGGGCCCGCGGGGACCTTGGCTCGGACGATGCCGGCTACACCGAAATCGCTGCGTGA
- a CDS encoding RDD family protein: MGSIVTGEAVVLELRPASFAARALGLLLDVTVNVVLLVLILLGLSAAGQELDEAAARALTLVSVVFCFVIVPIAVETLSRGLSLGKLAAGLRVVRDDGGAIRFRHALIRGLTGFLEIYLTLGGLAIAVALFNDRSRRLGDIMAGTYALRSRVPVEGAVPVYVPPQLRAWAAAADIGRIPDAAARQATQFIRHSGRMSPLSRAGMAASIATELAGHVAPPPPPGTSPDDYLAAVIAERRTRELARLQQARRRNSAVGERLGRLPFGS; encoded by the coding sequence TTGGGTTCAATAGTCACCGGCGAAGCCGTTGTCCTGGAACTGCGCCCCGCGTCCTTCGCGGCCCGTGCGCTCGGCCTTCTGCTGGATGTCACGGTTAACGTTGTGCTGCTGGTCCTGATCCTGCTCGGCTTGTCCGCTGCCGGCCAGGAACTTGATGAGGCAGCGGCGCGCGCGCTGACGCTGGTCAGTGTGGTCTTCTGCTTCGTGATTGTCCCGATAGCCGTGGAGACGCTGAGCCGTGGCCTCTCGCTTGGAAAACTGGCAGCTGGCCTGCGCGTTGTACGTGACGACGGCGGAGCCATCCGCTTCCGTCATGCCCTGATCCGGGGGCTGACTGGCTTCCTGGAAATTTATCTCACCCTCGGCGGCCTGGCCATCGCAGTAGCCCTCTTCAACGACCGGTCCAGGCGGCTCGGGGACATCATGGCCGGCACGTATGCGCTGCGCAGCCGGGTGCCCGTTGAAGGGGCAGTCCCCGTCTACGTTCCGCCCCAGCTGCGGGCTTGGGCGGCAGCGGCAGACATCGGGCGGATCCCTGATGCGGCAGCCCGGCAGGCCACACAGTTCATCCGGCATTCCGGACGGATGTCTCCACTGTCCCGTGCCGGCATGGCCGCCTCGATTGCCACCGAGCTGGCGGGACATGTGGCGCCTCCCCCGCCGCCGGGAACCAGCCCCGACGACTACCTGGCGGCGGTCATCGCAGAACGGCGCACCCGCGAACTGGCGAGGCTCCAGCAGGCCCGCCGTCGCAACTCCGCAGTGGGCGAGCGGCTGGGCCGCCTGCCGTTTGGGTCCTGA
- a CDS encoding L,D-transpeptidase — METESTSGLRPRRGGTVKKIALLAVVCILAAGGGVFAAVAPGFARGSMESEAGSAVRSAPGVASPVVAPVKLDVSPDDGAKQVNPAAPVSLKVTNGRIEGVTLTTTGGEAVQGTFAGDGSSWSAVGPLKFNTEYSYTYVVTDGAGREKSTTHSFSTVSSSHEADAAIYPLDGMKVGVGQPLQVIFSEPVVNRAEVEKAIKVTSSAGQTGAFHWFSDTMVRYRPEGFWAANTTVTMDMQLFGVDLGNGQIANFNKKVNVNIGDKRVAIADSAAHTFTLSVNDQVVKTLPVSMGDERFPSARGYAVLMEKNRYDHFRAASIGLKPGDPAYYGEVDVEYSIRLTLSGAYIHQALESAYPFIGNKNVSHGCIGFAPEGAAWVYNNMTTGDVVQVINTKGDYAAHDDGYGDWNIPWTEYDN, encoded by the coding sequence ATGGAGACTGAGTCAACGTCCGGGTTAAGACCGCGCCGCGGGGGAACTGTCAAGAAGATAGCCCTCTTGGCTGTGGTCTGCATCCTGGCTGCCGGCGGCGGCGTTTTCGCCGCGGTCGCGCCGGGGTTTGCCCGCGGTTCCATGGAGTCGGAGGCGGGCTCCGCCGTACGTTCCGCGCCGGGCGTGGCGTCGCCCGTGGTTGCACCGGTGAAACTGGACGTCTCGCCGGATGATGGAGCCAAGCAAGTCAACCCGGCGGCACCTGTTTCGCTCAAGGTCACCAATGGCAGGATCGAGGGTGTCACTCTCACCACCACCGGCGGCGAGGCCGTCCAGGGCACCTTCGCAGGCGACGGCAGCAGCTGGTCCGCGGTTGGACCCCTGAAGTTCAATACGGAGTACAGCTATACGTATGTGGTCACCGACGGCGCAGGTCGGGAAAAGAGCACAACCCATTCGTTCAGCACCGTCTCCAGTTCCCATGAGGCCGACGCCGCCATCTACCCCCTTGATGGCATGAAGGTTGGCGTCGGCCAGCCGCTCCAGGTCATCTTCAGTGAGCCCGTGGTCAACCGGGCTGAAGTGGAAAAGGCCATCAAAGTCACCTCCAGCGCCGGGCAGACCGGAGCCTTCCACTGGTTCAGCGACACCATGGTCCGGTACCGGCCCGAAGGGTTCTGGGCCGCGAACACCACGGTCACCATGGACATGCAGCTCTTCGGCGTTGACCTCGGAAACGGCCAGATCGCCAACTTCAACAAAAAAGTGAACGTCAATATTGGTGACAAGCGGGTGGCCATTGCCGACTCCGCCGCGCACACGTTCACCCTGAGTGTCAACGACCAAGTGGTCAAGACGCTCCCCGTCAGCATGGGCGACGAGCGCTTCCCCTCGGCCCGTGGCTATGCAGTGCTGATGGAGAAGAACCGCTACGACCATTTCAGGGCCGCCAGTATCGGGCTCAAGCCCGGCGATCCCGCATACTATGGCGAGGTGGACGTGGAGTACTCCATCCGCCTCACGCTAAGCGGGGCCTACATCCACCAGGCTCTGGAGTCCGCGTACCCCTTCATCGGGAACAAGAACGTCTCGCACGGCTGCATTGGCTTCGCCCCTGAAGGTGCAGCCTGGGTCTATAACAACATGACAACCGGCGACGTCGTCCAGGTCATCAACACCAAGGGAGACTACGCCGCCCACGATGACGGATACGGTGACTGGAACATCCCCTGGACCGAGTACGACAACTAG
- the ahcY gene encoding adenosylhomocysteinase → MTFDYKVADISLAEAGRHQIRLAEHEMPGLMSLREEFGPSQPLKGARIAGSLHMTVQTAVLIETLTALGAEVRWASCNIFSTQDEAAAAVVVGKGTAQDPQGVPVFAWKGETLEEYWWTAEQILTWPGAQTNPELGPNMILDDGGDATMLVHKGVEFEAAGAVPPASDDESDEGRVFLAVLSASLQEDPQKWTRIGSRLLGVTEETTTGVHRLYQLAEQGKLLFPAINVNDSVTKSKFDNKYGIRHSLPDGINRATDVLMGGKVAVVCGYGDVGKGAAEAFRGQGSRVIVTEIDPICALQAAMDGYQVAKLESVLSEGHIFITTTGNKDVIMAEHMAGMRDKAIVGNIGHFDNEIDMAGLARIPGIRKVEIKPQVHEWVFEADSADGSSQRSIIVLSEGRLLNLGNATGHPSFVMSNSFANQTIAQIELWTKRDQPDGEREYENQVYVLPKILDEKVARLHLDALGVELTELSKEQAAYLDLDVAGPYKPEHYRY, encoded by the coding sequence ATGACTTTTGATTACAAGGTTGCCGACATCTCGCTGGCAGAGGCCGGCCGCCATCAGATCCGCCTGGCCGAACACGAGATGCCCGGCCTGATGTCGCTCCGCGAGGAGTTCGGCCCCAGCCAGCCCCTCAAGGGTGCCCGTATCGCCGGTTCGCTCCACATGACGGTGCAGACTGCTGTACTCATCGAAACCCTCACGGCCCTCGGCGCCGAGGTTCGGTGGGCGTCCTGCAACATCTTCTCCACCCAGGATGAAGCGGCAGCTGCCGTTGTAGTGGGCAAGGGGACAGCCCAGGATCCCCAGGGTGTGCCGGTATTCGCGTGGAAGGGCGAGACCCTCGAGGAGTACTGGTGGACTGCCGAGCAGATCCTCACCTGGCCGGGTGCCCAGACCAACCCGGAGCTGGGCCCGAACATGATCCTCGACGACGGCGGCGACGCCACAATGCTGGTCCACAAGGGCGTTGAGTTCGAAGCCGCAGGCGCTGTGCCGCCGGCTTCCGATGACGAGTCCGACGAAGGCCGCGTTTTCCTTGCCGTGCTCAGCGCTTCCCTGCAGGAGGACCCGCAGAAGTGGACGCGCATCGGATCGCGTCTGCTCGGCGTCACCGAGGAAACCACCACCGGTGTACACCGCCTCTACCAGCTGGCGGAGCAGGGCAAGCTGCTGTTCCCGGCCATCAACGTCAACGACTCGGTCACCAAGAGCAAATTCGATAACAAGTACGGCATCCGCCATTCCCTCCCTGACGGTATCAACCGCGCTACCGACGTCCTGATGGGCGGCAAGGTGGCCGTGGTCTGCGGTTACGGCGACGTCGGCAAGGGCGCCGCAGAGGCGTTCCGCGGCCAGGGATCACGCGTAATCGTCACCGAAATCGACCCCATTTGCGCGCTCCAAGCCGCCATGGATGGCTACCAGGTGGCAAAACTGGAGTCAGTGCTCAGCGAAGGCCACATCTTCATCACCACCACCGGCAACAAGGACGTCATCATGGCGGAGCACATGGCTGGCATGCGTGACAAAGCCATCGTGGGCAACATCGGCCACTTCGACAACGAGATCGACATGGCCGGCCTGGCGCGTATCCCGGGCATCAGGAAGGTCGAGATCAAGCCCCAGGTGCATGAGTGGGTCTTTGAGGCCGATAGCGCCGACGGTTCCTCCCAGCGCTCCATCATCGTCCTCTCAGAGGGACGCCTGCTGAACCTGGGTAACGCCACCGGGCACCCCTCCTTCGTGATGAGCAACTCGTTCGCAAACCAGACCATCGCGCAGATCGAGCTGTGGACCAAGCGGGATCAGCCGGACGGTGAGCGGGAGTACGAAAACCAGGTGTACGTGCTGCCAAAGATCCTTGACGAGAAGGTCGCCCGGCTGCACCTCGACGCACTCGGTGTTGAGCTGACCGAGCTCTCCAAGGAACAGGCCGCGTACCTGGACCTCGACGTGGCGGGCCCGTACAAGCCGGAGCACTATCGTTACTGA
- a CDS encoding Trm112 family protein, giving the protein MPKIRPELLSVLRCPVTGSPLIQEGEELVSTAAGESGVKLRYAIEDGIPLLLPPELLQAANAAGSDEHDSAQHDSPSRPAETA; this is encoded by the coding sequence TCCGTCCTGAGGTGCCCAGTGACTGGATCACCCTTGATCCAGGAAGGCGAAGAACTCGTCTCGACGGCGGCGGGGGAGTCCGGCGTTAAGCTGCGCTACGCGATCGAGGACGGCATACCCTTGCTTCTGCCGCCGGAACTGCTGCAGGCCGCCAACGCAGCTGGCTCGGACGAGCACGACTCAGCCCAGCATGACTCACCTTCCCGCCCGGCCGAAACTGCCTGA